In the Malus domestica chromosome 16, GDT2T_hap1 genome, one interval contains:
- the LOC103425629 gene encoding desiccation-related protein PCC13-62-like: MPLQPPPLLPSPSSSHCLTHPNRFWTTTTTTPPPLSRNHLLEFPLNLEYLEAEFFLYGAFGHGLDTVDPSLTLGGPTPVGAKRAHLDHFARDFITQFGWQEVGHSRAIKKTVKGFPRPLLNLSAESFSHVFDSAFGSPLNPPFDPYANSINYLLASYLIPYVGLTGYVGASPMLQGATSKRLVAGLLGVESGQDAVIRALLYEHANLIVKPYGITVAEFTNRISSLRNKLGRTGLKDEGLVVHEYRGAQGKISGNILARDKYSVVYGSGDERVTGGIYPKGADGRIAKSYLKKE; the protein is encoded by the exons ATGCCACTACAGCCACCGCCATTGCTGCCTTCTCCATCCTCCTCCCACTGTCTTACTCATCCGAATCGATTTTggaccaccaccaccacgacaCCTCCTCCTCTGTCACGCAATCATCTTTTGGAGTTTCCTTTGAATTTAGAGTATCTGGAAGCTGAGTTCTTTTTGTATGGTGCTTTCGGGCATGGCTTGGATACAGTTGATCCGAGCTTAACCCTAGGAGGTCCAACTCCCGTCGGTGCTAAAAGGGCACATTTGGACCACTTCGCTAGGGATTTCATCACGCAATTTGGATGGCAAGAAGTTGGACACTCGAG AGCTATTAAGAAAACTGTGAAGGGTTTCCCAAGGCCATTGTTGAATTTAAGTGCAGAATCATTTTCTCATGTATTTGATTCTGCATTTGGGAGTCCCTTAAATCCACCATTTGACCCTTATGCAAATTCAATCAACTATCTCCTTGCATCCTATCTCATTCCTTATGTTGGTCTCACTGGCTATGTTGGTGCAAGCCCTATGCTCCAAGGTGCAACTTCCAAAAGG CTAGTTGCAGGTCTTTTGGGCGTGGAATCAGGCCAAGATGCAGTGATTCGAGCATTGCTATATGAGCACGCGAACCTGATAGTGAAACCGTATGGTATTACAGTGGCTGAGTTCACAAATCGCATTTCAAGCCTAAGGAATAAGCTAGGACGCACAGGTTTGAAAGATGAAGGCCTTGTGGTTCACGAATACAGAGGTGCTCAGGGAAAAATCAGCGGCAACATTCTCGCTAGAGACAAGTACTCAGTCGTATATGGTAGCGGTGATGAACGTGTCACTGGCGGTATCTACCCTAAAGGAGCTGACGGCCGGATTGCTAAATCTTATTTGAAAAAGGAATAG